The Thermus brockianus genome window below encodes:
- a CDS encoding site-specific DNA-methyltransferase — MPALEWIGKQAVVRHHLEVPYRILAPVPELSYGEGENLLVEGDNLEALKALLLEYRGRVKLIYIDPPYNTGNEGWVYNDNVNSPEIQAWLKKVVGPEAEDLSRHDKWLSMMYPRLRLLHELLREDGSLWMSIDDNEVHRARMLLDEIFGPQNFVATVIWQKKFSLQNDATYFSDMHDYILVYAKRKKSNRDDPAGWALNKLPATPAKVARYQNPDDDPRGPWQSVDYTCAKTKDERPNLYYPIVNPNTGEEIWPSPTRVWAFSREEHERHLKENRIWWGKDGRGRPRLKKFLSEVQAAMVPTTLWLREDVGDTQEARREVRQILAGEDFPTPKPTRLLQRILQIATNPHDEDIVLDSFAGSGTTGHAVLKQNAEDGGNRRFILVELDPGIAQNITRKRLEYAARTHGGGFRYLRLGEPLFTPDGRIREGVDYLTLARYVYYRETGEPLPETFTPPLLGVSQRGVAVYLLYNGVLKDKSPKGGNALTREVLAHLPPFDGPKVVYGTSCRLSPATLKALGITFRHIPYEVAP; from the coding sequence ATGCCAGCCTTGGAGTGGATCGGCAAGCAGGCGGTGGTGCGGCACCACTTGGAAGTCCCTTACCGCATCCTCGCCCCGGTGCCCGAACTCTCCTACGGCGAGGGCGAGAACCTTTTGGTGGAGGGGGACAACCTCGAGGCCCTAAAGGCCCTCCTCCTCGAGTACCGGGGGCGGGTGAAGCTCATCTACATAGATCCCCCCTACAACACGGGCAACGAAGGCTGGGTCTACAACGACAACGTGAACAGCCCCGAAATCCAGGCCTGGCTGAAGAAGGTGGTAGGCCCGGAAGCGGAAGACCTCTCCCGGCACGACAAGTGGCTTTCCATGATGTATCCCAGGCTCAGGCTCCTCCACGAGCTTTTGCGGGAGGACGGAAGCCTGTGGATGAGCATAGACGACAACGAGGTCCACCGGGCGAGGATGCTCCTAGACGAGATTTTTGGGCCTCAAAACTTCGTGGCCACGGTGATTTGGCAAAAGAAGTTTTCGCTTCAAAACGATGCCACCTACTTCTCCGACATGCACGACTACATCCTGGTCTACGCCAAGCGAAAAAAGTCCAACCGGGACGACCCTGCGGGATGGGCTCTGAACAAACTCCCCGCTACGCCGGCGAAGGTGGCCCGGTACCAAAACCCGGACGATGATCCGAGAGGTCCTTGGCAGTCGGTAGATTACACGTGCGCAAAAACCAAAGACGAGCGGCCCAACCTTTACTACCCCATCGTCAACCCCAACACCGGCGAGGAGATCTGGCCCTCTCCTACCCGGGTCTGGGCCTTTTCCCGTGAGGAACACGAGCGCCATTTGAAGGAAAATCGCATCTGGTGGGGGAAAGATGGTAGGGGTAGACCCAGGCTAAAGAAGTTTCTAAGTGAAGTCCAGGCCGCCATGGTGCCCACCACGCTCTGGTTGCGGGAAGACGTTGGGGATACCCAGGAGGCCCGCAGAGAGGTGCGCCAAATCCTGGCAGGGGAGGACTTCCCCACCCCCAAGCCCACCCGGCTCCTCCAGCGCATCCTGCAGATCGCCACGAACCCCCATGACGAGGACATCGTCCTGGACTCCTTTGCCGGTAGCGGCACCACGGGGCACGCGGTGCTCAAGCAAAACGCCGAGGACGGGGGTAACCGGCGCTTCATCCTGGTGGAGCTGGACCCTGGGATCGCACAGAACATCACCCGCAAGCGCCTGGAGTACGCCGCCAGGACGCATGGGGGCGGCTTCCGGTACCTGCGCCTGGGGGAACCCCTCTTCACCCCAGACGGGCGCATCCGGGAAGGGGTGGACTACCTCACCTTGGCCCGGTACGTCTACTACCGGGAGACGGGAGAGCCCTTGCCCGAGACCTTCACCCCCCCTCTTTTAGGCGTGTCCCAGCGCGGGGTGGCGGTCTACCTCCTCTACAACGGGGTGCTGAAGGACAAGTCCCCCAAGGGGGGAAACGCCCTCACCCGGGAGGTCCTGGCCCACCTGCCCCCTTTTGACGGCCCCAAGGTGGTCTACGGCACCTCCTGCCGCCTGAGCCCCGCCACCCTGAAGGCTTTGGG
- a CDS encoding helix-turn-helix domain-containing protein, with product MIDIVDYRTMGRKRIRFRLREYLKERGLSVYKLVKLVPEMHPSTVYAIAAGRIESVRLSTLAQVLEGLERLTGEPVDLCALLRVEEVEGAETGR from the coding sequence TTGATTGATATAGTAGACTATCGGACAATGGGGCGGAAGCGCATTCGGTTCCGACTGCGGGAGTACCTGAAGGAGCGGGGGCTCAGCGTCTACAAGCTGGTGAAGCTCGTGCCCGAAATGCACCCGTCTACGGTCTACGCGATCGCCGCAGGTAGGATTGAAAGCGTTAGGCTCAGCACACTCGCCCAGGTGTTGGAGGGCCTCGAGCGGCTCACGGGCGAGCCCGTGGACCTGTGTGCGCTCCTGCGGGTAGAGGAGGTGGAAGGTGCCGAAACGGGGCGCTAA